In [Leptolyngbya] sp. PCC 7376, a genomic segment contains:
- the rpmA gene encoding 50S ribosomal protein L27 — protein sequence MAHKKGTGSTRNGRDSRAQRLGVKRYGGEAVTTGCIIIRQRGTKVHPGNNVGRGNDDTLFALIDGVVKFEHYKRGRRKVSVYPADATA from the coding sequence ATGGCACATAAGAAAGGTACGGGTAGTACTCGTAATGGTCGTGACTCACGCGCCCAACGCCTCGGCGTAAAACGTTATGGCGGCGAAGCTGTCACTACTGGCTGCATCATCATCCGTCAGCGTGGCACTAAAGTTCACCCCGGTAACAATGTTGGTCGCGGTAACGACGACACTCTCTTCGCACTCATCGATGGTGTTGTGAAGTTTGAACACTACAAGCGTGGTCGTCGCAAAGTCAGTGTTTACCCCGCTGATGCTACTGCATAA
- the psb27 gene encoding photosystem II protein Psb27, with protein sequence MLRRILSRLVALALVVVVSFGGLTACGGESATGLTGKYVDDTLLVVENLTAAIELPADAENRGEVQAEARQQMNEYMSRYRRDSKVSGLRSFTTMQTALNALAGYYSSYGNRPISKKLKTRLDKEFKSVNIAVKRGI encoded by the coding sequence ATGCTAAGACGGATTTTGTCGCGCCTTGTGGCACTTGCCCTAGTCGTTGTGGTTAGTTTTGGAGGTCTCACGGCTTGTGGTGGCGAATCTGCTACTGGTCTAACTGGCAAGTATGTTGATGACACATTATTGGTGGTTGAGAATTTGACTGCGGCGATCGAACTCCCTGCTGATGCGGAGAATCGCGGTGAAGTTCAGGCAGAGGCTCGCCAACAGATGAATGAATATATGTCCCGCTATCGTCGTGATAGTAAGGTTTCTGGACTCCGCTCTTTTACCACAATGCAAACTGCTCTTAATGCACTTGCTGGTTATTACAGTTCCTATGGCAATCGTCCTATTTCGAAAAAGCTCAAGACTCGTTTAGACAAAGAGTTTAAGAGTGTCAATATTGCAGTTAAGCGTGGTATCTAG
- the hisH gene encoding imidazole glycerol phosphate synthase subunit HisH: MVKIAVVDYDMGNLHSACKGLENAGATTIVTDQADVLLGADAVLLPGVGAFDPAMQHIRDRHLEEPIHQAVQSGKPFLGICLGLQILFEASEEGTEKGLGVIPGKVKRFQPEVGITIPHMGWNQLEVVQKDLPLWQDLAIDPYVYFVHSFYVQPSNSEVNAATVTHGSQTVTAAIAKDNLMAMQFHPEKSSDIGLKILANFVDWVKKSA, from the coding sequence ATGGTTAAAATCGCAGTCGTTGATTACGATATGGGGAATCTCCACTCTGCCTGTAAAGGATTAGAGAATGCTGGAGCGACCACCATTGTTACTGATCAAGCAGATGTTCTTCTAGGAGCGGATGCTGTTTTATTACCCGGTGTTGGTGCTTTTGACCCTGCGATGCAACATATTCGCGATCGCCACCTCGAAGAACCTATCCATCAAGCCGTTCAGAGTGGTAAGCCATTTTTAGGGATTTGCTTGGGACTGCAAATTTTGTTTGAAGCTTCAGAAGAAGGTACGGAAAAAGGTTTAGGTGTGATTCCCGGTAAAGTGAAGCGTTTTCAGCCAGAAGTTGGCATCACGATTCCCCATATGGGATGGAATCAACTTGAGGTTGTGCAAAAGGATTTGCCACTTTGGCAAGATTTAGCGATTGATCCGTATGTTTATTTTGTGCACTCGTTTTATGTGCAACCTAGCAATTCAGAGGTTAATGCCGCGACAGTAACCCACGGCTCCCAAACCGTAACTGCGGCGATCGCCAAAGATAATCTTATGGCAATGCAGTTTCACCCCGAAAAGTCTTCTGATATCGGTCTGAAAATTTTGGCAAACTTTGTTGATTGGGTAAAAAAAAGCGCTTAA
- a CDS encoding folate/biopterin family MFS transporter — translation MSFLKKLDKIELFGQRVTPELFAILTVYFVQGILNLSRLAVSFFLKDDLNLTPAKVAALTGLAAFPWVIKPLFGFLSDGFPLFGYRRRSYLVISGLMGCFAWFAMATFVDKAWLAAAMIVLSSLSVAISDVIVDSVVVERAREESLDRVGSLQSLTWAFSAVGSLVTAYLSGWLLEQFSTRVVFGITACFPLIVSAIALLIVEQPCPSASIKATTSNIGGQIKILWNTMRQKAILLPTAFVFLWQATPSADSAFFFFATNELEFNPEFLGRVRLVTSIAALVGIGVYQKYLKQVSFRNILGWSTIISCVLGFTTLILVTHANRSLGIDDRWFSLGDNLVLTMTGQIAFMPVLVLSARLCPEGVEATMFALLMSIWNLAGLLSHELGGLLTAWLGVTETNFEHMWLLVTITNLTTLLPLIFVKWLPAGDPQADLPRHSQPAELYERRTNITGTEAALLPTVEPDLIGSQSKN, via the coding sequence ATGAGTTTTTTGAAAAAGCTAGACAAGATCGAATTATTTGGGCAGCGGGTCACACCAGAATTGTTTGCAATTTTGACGGTGTATTTTGTCCAGGGCATTCTCAATTTATCTCGCCTTGCTGTTAGTTTTTTCCTCAAAGATGACCTCAATTTAACCCCAGCAAAGGTTGCTGCCCTCACTGGTTTAGCCGCTTTCCCTTGGGTGATCAAGCCTTTATTCGGATTTTTGTCGGACGGGTTTCCCTTATTTGGTTACCGCCGTAGATCCTACTTGGTTATTTCAGGATTAATGGGCTGCTTTGCATGGTTTGCCATGGCCACTTTTGTGGATAAAGCTTGGCTTGCAGCGGCAATGATTGTATTGAGTTCATTGTCTGTGGCAATTAGTGATGTCATTGTGGACTCGGTTGTTGTGGAGCGCGCACGGGAAGAATCCCTGGATCGAGTTGGTTCGCTGCAATCATTAACTTGGGCATTTTCCGCCGTGGGTAGTCTCGTTACTGCTTATTTGAGTGGCTGGTTATTGGAGCAATTTAGTACGCGTGTGGTCTTTGGGATTACGGCTTGTTTTCCACTCATCGTATCGGCGATCGCCCTATTGATTGTGGAGCAGCCTTGCCCATCGGCATCTATTAAAGCCACGACCTCAAATATTGGCGGCCAGATCAAAATTTTATGGAATACGATGCGCCAAAAGGCCATTCTATTACCGACAGCGTTTGTCTTTTTGTGGCAAGCAACTCCTAGTGCCGACTCTGCATTTTTCTTTTTCGCGACGAATGAACTGGAGTTTAACCCCGAATTTTTAGGGCGTGTCCGTCTTGTTACAAGCATTGCTGCCCTTGTTGGTATTGGTGTCTATCAGAAATATCTTAAGCAAGTTTCCTTCCGCAATATTTTGGGTTGGAGTACTATCATTTCGTGTGTTTTGGGCTTCACTACTTTAATTTTGGTGACCCACGCGAACCGTTCCCTTGGCATTGATGATCGCTGGTTTAGTCTGGGCGATAATTTGGTGCTGACCATGACAGGTCAAATTGCGTTTATGCCTGTCCTTGTTCTTTCGGCACGGCTTTGTCCGGAAGGAGTAGAGGCAACAATGTTTGCCCTTTTGATGTCAATTTGGAATCTTGCGGGTTTGCTGTCCCATGAATTGGGTGGCTTGCTCACGGCATGGCTCGGAGTGACAGAAACGAATTTTGAGCATATGTGGCTGCTCGTCACAATCACTAACTTAACGACGCTATTACCGTTGATTTTCGTGAAATGGTTGCCTGCTGGTGACCCCCAAGCAGATTTGCCTCGGCATTCTCAGCCAGCAGAATTGTATGAGCGTCGCACAAATATTACGGGAACAGAAGCAGCTTTATTACCAACAGTTGAACCTGATTTAATTGGTAGTCAGTCAAAAAACTAA
- a CDS encoding type II CAAX prenyl endopeptidase Rce1 family protein, which yields MTNSLKEIGFLIKSRLINSCLTLPKINDWIWVVILLFILAFITIPLGFKLKFLKVEFPQIPKMLVCGMILTTLFFPAIAEEIFFRGLLLPHKVELASLTNQLISGSISLILFIVYHPLNAFLFVKNARETFSDFVFLLSATFLAIACSFIYLKSGCIYPSIIIHWIFVIVWLLGLGGYQKNTRILYKNRGFYKIRKNNITSMKIIFLRVLNE from the coding sequence ATGACAAATTCATTGAAAGAAATAGGATTTTTGATCAAATCTCGTCTAATTAATTCTTGTTTGACTCTACCAAAAATCAATGACTGGATATGGGTTGTGATACTTCTATTTATTCTTGCTTTTATCACTATCCCTCTGGGTTTTAAGCTGAAATTCCTAAAGGTTGAGTTCCCTCAAATTCCTAAGATGCTTGTTTGTGGAATGATTCTAACGACTTTGTTTTTTCCTGCCATAGCAGAAGAGATCTTTTTTCGTGGATTGCTATTACCCCATAAAGTTGAATTGGCATCCCTTACAAATCAATTAATTTCTGGGAGTATAAGTTTAATCTTATTTATTGTTTATCATCCACTGAATGCCTTTCTTTTCGTAAAAAATGCGAGAGAAACATTTAGTGATTTTGTTTTTCTTCTCTCAGCAACATTTTTGGCGATCGCCTGTAGTTTTATTTATTTGAAAAGTGGCTGTATTTATCCATCGATAATAATTCACTGGATATTCGTAATAGTTTGGCTTCTCGGTTTAGGTGGTTATCAAAAAAACACAAGAATTCTTTATAAAAATAGAGGCTTCTATAAAATCAGAAAAAACAATATCACTTCAATGAAAATTATATTTTTGAGAGTTTTAAATGAATAA
- a CDS encoding YdcF family protein, with the protein MLLIRVLLWLAAGYIIYWLFLKFIPKSLFAAFGGAVLLSLMILAFYDPAQKIPEPVWQFFIFPFKPLSLALCLLLAALISIFRKSEEKLLKIWLSFAFALLLLFSTPIVSQQIVKFYENGSAVAAKEDLNKQVRAIILLGQNTTRINLPGGGDIQLTDRGDRLLYTAQLYREQARNNPSVIVSAGVRENLSGEEKLRLETQSIETFLERQGVPEAAIIQDPRSPNIHTSAVNSLKILQERELQPQEVMLVTSAINMGRSYLTFKKLEMNVIPRPTNFYGIAGDNEDLKPKFQPTDLIPSINALTVTTKVFEDLFGTIYYFLRGWISLDFGFYTG; encoded by the coding sequence TTGCTCCTCATCCGAGTTTTACTGTGGCTCGCGGCTGGCTACATCATTTACTGGCTATTCCTAAAATTCATTCCCAAAAGTTTATTTGCAGCTTTTGGTGGTGCTGTGCTGCTCAGCCTGATGATTTTGGCATTTTATGATCCTGCCCAAAAGATTCCAGAGCCAGTATGGCAATTTTTTATTTTCCCGTTTAAGCCCCTCAGTTTAGCCCTTTGTTTATTATTGGCAGCCTTAATCAGTATTTTTCGTAAATCGGAAGAGAAGCTTTTAAAAATTTGGTTGTCCTTTGCCTTTGCGCTGCTGCTGCTATTTAGTACGCCAATTGTGAGTCAGCAGATCGTCAAATTTTACGAAAATGGTAGTGCTGTCGCCGCAAAAGAAGATTTAAATAAGCAGGTGCGCGCCATAATTCTCCTTGGACAAAATACGACGCGTATTAATTTACCTGGTGGTGGTGATATTCAGTTGACAGATCGCGGCGATCGCCTCCTCTATACCGCCCAACTTTATCGAGAGCAAGCTCGTAATAACCCCAGTGTCATTGTGAGTGCAGGCGTCAGAGAAAATCTTTCTGGTGAAGAAAAACTGCGACTGGAAACCCAAAGTATCGAAACCTTTCTCGAACGGCAAGGCGTACCCGAAGCTGCGATTATTCAAGATCCGAGAAGTCCAAATATTCATACTAGTGCTGTCAATAGTTTGAAAATATTGCAAGAGCGAGAATTACAGCCACAGGAAGTGATGCTGGTGACTTCGGCAATCAATATGGGCCGTAGCTATTTAACGTTTAAAAAGTTAGAAATGAATGTCATTCCCAGGCCAACAAATTTTTATGGCATAGCAGGTGATAACGAGGATTTAAAACCAAAATTTCAACCAACAGACTTGATTCCGTCTATCAATGCGCTAACTGTAACGACAAAAGTATTTGAGGATTTATTTGGCACAATCTACTATTTCTTGCGGGGTTGGATCAGTTTAGACTTCGGTTTTTATACGGGGTGA
- a CDS encoding ShlB/FhaC/HecB family hemolysin secretion/activation protein — MIWRFLLRRSQTCSLALKRLLVGVILLTATGVTNGQTAQAIVSETLVAEQDQTVPNLQSKLEQVASSQQLEVELPSSQTQAKDVPASLPLAVAIAPEAAIQLQPEFSGNIEPANQPVEVSEFEEATNNLENNSVDLKAEISKQESTAIATKSDSDLSNLSELSIAPEELDAIQQNQDDTSLVLNLKTPAQEQETAAIAQPLILTQRPNSNTEPLPEVQPLPDETTPTQTIDTPETATPSSTPTSTPTTSDDRNVTGQVQITGSTVFGEEDFAPILAELTGTNISLEQLNRAADRITQLYLEEGYITSRAVIVEDSLNTDTIELRVIEGKVDAITLQGNEHVNDSYLLSRLRLGAKQPLNTGNLEDQLRLLKLNPIIDNIEATLKAGDGVGESDLDIIVTEANTVSLNIGVDNFSPASVGSERITADYIQQNLTGAGDRIGVGYIRTTRGGAESLDVNYTRPINAKDGTITLRGVLSSNKVIQEPFDVLDIRGESERYELSYRQPLVRTPREEFALGLAFTYQDGLTFLGDELFGFNVGTEDGKSTTSVIKFSQDFIKRQPAGAWSLRSQFSIGTGLFDATTNDEPIPDGHFWSWLGQIQRVKLLNPNNLLVVQADLQLTPDTLLPSQQFVIGGGQSLRGFRQNARSADNGFRFSVEDRITLARDESGDAVFQLAPFFDMGTVWNSENNPNTLPDQQFLAGLGLGAWWQIEKGFTVRFDYALPLVDLDDRGDNWQDDGLYFNVNYLF, encoded by the coding sequence ATGATTTGGCGTTTTCTTCTTCGTCGTTCTCAAACCTGTTCTCTGGCTTTAAAGCGTCTGTTAGTTGGAGTAATACTCTTAACAGCGACGGGAGTGACGAATGGGCAAACAGCTCAGGCTATCGTCTCAGAAACGTTAGTGGCAGAACAGGATCAGACAGTTCCTAATCTCCAGTCAAAGCTTGAACAAGTCGCATCATCTCAACAACTTGAAGTAGAGTTGCCTTCCAGCCAAACTCAGGCTAAAGATGTACCTGCGAGTTTGCCGTTAGCGGTGGCGATCGCCCCAGAAGCAGCAATCCAACTTCAACCAGAATTTTCAGGGAATATTGAGCCAGCGAATCAACCAGTAGAAGTCAGTGAATTTGAAGAGGCTACGAACAATCTAGAGAATAATTCCGTTGATTTAAAAGCTGAAATATCAAAACAGGAATCCACGGCGATCGCTACAAAATCTGACTCAGATTTATCCAACCTTTCTGAGTTGAGTATTGCGCCAGAAGAGTTGGATGCAATTCAGCAAAATCAAGATGATACTTCCCTTGTTTTAAACCTAAAAACTCCAGCGCAAGAACAAGAAACTGCGGCGATCGCCCAACCTCTCATCCTTACCCAAAGGCCAAATTCTAATACCGAACCCCTACCAGAAGTTCAGCCACTCCCCGACGAAACCACACCAACTCAAACGATCGACACACCGGAAACAGCGACACCATCATCGACTCCGACATCCACACCAACCACTAGCGACGATCGTAATGTCACTGGGCAGGTTCAGATCACTGGGAGCACTGTTTTTGGGGAAGAAGATTTTGCTCCAATTTTGGCAGAGCTTACGGGGACAAATATTAGTCTTGAACAACTTAATCGCGCTGCTGACCGAATTACCCAGCTTTATCTAGAGGAAGGTTACATCACCTCTAGGGCCGTCATTGTAGAAGACTCTTTGAATACTGATACCATCGAGCTGCGGGTGATTGAAGGTAAAGTTGACGCCATCACCCTACAGGGCAATGAGCACGTCAATGATAGTTATCTACTCAGTCGTTTGCGCCTCGGGGCCAAGCAGCCTTTAAACACAGGGAATCTAGAGGATCAGCTCCGACTCCTGAAGCTCAACCCGATTATCGATAATATCGAAGCAACTCTTAAAGCTGGTGACGGGGTTGGTGAAAGTGACCTAGACATCATCGTCACCGAAGCAAACACCGTCTCTCTCAATATTGGTGTCGATAATTTTTCGCCTGCGAGTGTTGGTTCAGAGCGGATTACGGCCGACTATATCCAGCAAAATCTCACAGGGGCAGGCGATCGCATTGGCGTTGGCTATATTCGCACAACTCGCGGTGGTGCTGAGAGCCTCGATGTTAATTACACTCGTCCGATCAATGCCAAAGACGGCACCATTACCTTGCGTGGTGTCCTTAGCAGCAACAAAGTTATCCAAGAGCCTTTCGATGTACTCGATATTCGTGGCGAATCAGAACGCTATGAACTCTCTTACCGTCAGCCTCTTGTTCGCACTCCTCGCGAAGAATTTGCCCTTGGTCTGGCTTTCACATACCAAGATGGTTTGACGTTCCTCGGTGATGAATTATTTGGTTTTAATGTTGGAACAGAGGATGGTAAAAGCACCACAAGCGTAATCAAATTTTCTCAAGACTTTATTAAACGCCAACCTGCCGGTGCCTGGTCACTGCGCTCACAATTCAGTATTGGTACGGGATTATTTGACGCAACAACCAATGACGAACCAATTCCCGATGGTCATTTTTGGAGCTGGCTCGGCCAAATTCAACGAGTGAAATTACTCAACCCCAATAATCTTTTAGTGGTTCAAGCCGATCTGCAACTGACGCCTGATACGTTATTGCCTTCCCAGCAATTTGTGATTGGTGGTGGACAATCTCTGCGAGGGTTCCGTCAGAATGCCCGTTCTGCGGATAATGGTTTCCGCTTCTCTGTCGAAGATCGCATTACCCTAGCTCGTGATGAATCAGGAGATGCTGTTTTCCAGTTGGCACCATTTTTTGATATGGGTACAGTCTGGAACAGCGAGAATAACCCCAATACATTACCTGATCAGCAGTTTTTAGCAGGGCTTGGTTTAGGGGCTTGGTGGCAAATCGAAAAGGGTTTTACTGTGCGTTTTGACTATGCACTTCCCCTCGTCGATCTTGATGACCGAGGCGATAATTGGCAGGATGATGGCCTTTATTTCAACGTAAATTACCTGTTCTAA
- a CDS encoding transaldolase family protein, whose translation MIYLDSAIATEASQAMSWGWVNGITTNPTLLAKSDTDPATTLKTLASITDGELYYQLVSQTEDDMIREAHKAKDLIGDKLVLKIPATFTGFAALPKLSSEISCSVTAIYHPTQALIAAEGGAKYAIAYVNRATRLQGDGCSLVSEMKAILTGSNTTILAASLKSPAEIGAAMLAGADHITIPFALLQAITTHSLSEQTIKDFTASGKGII comes from the coding sequence ATGATTTATTTAGATTCGGCGATCGCCACCGAAGCATCACAAGCCATGTCATGGGGATGGGTCAATGGTATTACAACCAATCCGACCTTACTTGCAAAAAGCGACACTGACCCTGCAACAACCCTAAAAACTTTGGCTAGCATCACCGATGGCGAATTGTACTATCAGCTCGTCAGCCAAACCGAAGACGACATGATCCGCGAAGCTCACAAAGCAAAAGATTTAATTGGCGACAAACTTGTGCTTAAAATTCCAGCGACATTTACTGGATTTGCCGCGCTCCCAAAACTTTCATCAGAAATAAGCTGTTCCGTTACAGCGATTTATCATCCAACCCAAGCTTTGATTGCGGCTGAGGGAGGCGCAAAATATGCGATTGCCTATGTTAACCGAGCGACAAGATTACAAGGAGATGGCTGTAGTCTCGTGAGTGAAATGAAAGCAATATTGACTGGGAGTAACACGACAATTTTGGCGGCGAGTCTCAAATCCCCTGCTGAAATTGGTGCTGCTATGCTTGCTGGTGCCGATCACATCACAATTCCTTTTGCATTACTTCAAGCCATAACGACCCACAGCCTTTCAGAACAAACCATTAAAGACTTTACTGCCTCTGGCAAAGGGATAATCTAA
- the hisIE gene encoding bifunctional phosphoribosyl-AMP cyclohydrolase/phosphoribosyl-ATP diphosphatase HisIE, translated as MSLVGAIPLDKVRFNEQGLVPAIAQDYLDGTVLMMAWMNKESLTKTMETGQGWYWSRSRQELWHKGATSGHFQNVKALRYDCDSDAILMTIEQVGDIACHKGRRSCFHQIGSDESAPSADTLSEVFNVIRDRRDNPQEGSYTNSLLAAGDNKILKKIGEEAAEVVMACKDDEKDEIAGEVADLFYHSLVAIAHHNVDLRDVYKKLDSRRR; from the coding sequence ATGAGTTTAGTTGGCGCAATTCCACTCGATAAGGTTCGTTTTAATGAACAAGGGCTTGTGCCGGCGATCGCCCAAGATTATCTCGACGGTACGGTATTAATGATGGCGTGGATGAATAAAGAATCTCTAACGAAGACTATGGAAACCGGCCAAGGCTGGTATTGGAGCCGTTCCCGCCAAGAACTTTGGCACAAGGGCGCAACCTCCGGTCATTTCCAAAATGTCAAAGCACTCCGTTATGACTGCGATAGCGACGCTATTCTAATGACAATTGAGCAAGTTGGAGATATCGCTTGCCATAAAGGAAGACGTAGTTGTTTCCACCAAATAGGCTCTGATGAATCTGCGCCCTCTGCCGATACTCTTTCTGAAGTCTTTAATGTGATCCGTGATCGCCGCGACAATCCGCAGGAAGGTTCATACACAAATAGTCTTTTGGCTGCCGGCGACAACAAGATTCTCAAGAAGATCGGTGAGGAAGCTGCCGAAGTCGTGATGGCTTGCAAAGATGATGAGAAAGATGAGATTGCAGGAGAAGTAGCAGATCTCTTCTATCACTCACTTGTGGCGATCGCCCACCATAACGTTGACTTGCGAGATGTCTATAAAAAGCTAGACAGCCGTCGTCGTTAG
- the rplU gene encoding 50S ribosomal protein L21, which yields MSYAIIETGGKQIRVEPGRFYDIEKIDVEVDGNYTIDKVLLVSDDNGVTVGQPFIDGATVEGTVVDQRRAKKVIVYKMLPKKKTRKKRGHRQYYTRFMIDSIKVGGTVVAEKPAEA from the coding sequence ATGAGTTACGCAATTATTGAGACTGGCGGTAAGCAAATCCGCGTCGAACCCGGTCGCTTCTACGATATCGAGAAGATTGACGTTGAAGTTGATGGCAACTACACCATTGATAAAGTTCTCCTCGTGAGCGACGACAATGGCGTTACTGTTGGTCAACCTTTCATCGACGGCGCAACAGTTGAAGGCACAGTTGTTGATCAACGCCGCGCGAAGAAAGTAATCGTTTACAAGATGCTTCCCAAGAAAAAGACTCGTAAGAAGCGTGGTCATCGTCAGTACTACACTCGCTTCATGATCGACTCGATCAAAGTAGGTGGCACAGTCGTTGCAGAAAAGCCCGCAGAAGCTTAA
- a CDS encoding L-lactate dehydrogenase: protein MAFSETSIGIVGTGSVGASVAISLLTSGVTRKLLLHDKNTSRALGEAMDLAHGSSFYPTATVQQVETLSELQKTDAVIITAGRNGSPTESRLDLLRDNAAIMRAIASEFVDYKGIIIIVSNPVDVLTYVFQQASGLPITRVLGTGTMLDTARLRNILGRELNIEPRSIHAQVAGEHGDSEVVLWSSATLGGTDLRSWPDWTTEKEEHVATEVRTAAYEIIQRKGVTNHAIGLVTATLVKWILRGDRRILTVSRVQNGMFGYRDLAISLPTIVSINGAETVLEPAVDPTEKAALDHSADVIKQAIASLTP from the coding sequence ATGGCTTTTTCTGAAACATCGATAGGTATTGTCGGAACAGGTTCTGTTGGCGCAAGTGTAGCCATTTCTCTGTTGACATCCGGCGTTACGAGAAAATTATTACTTCATGATAAAAACACCAGCCGCGCTCTCGGCGAAGCAATGGATTTAGCTCATGGCTCTTCGTTTTATCCCACCGCAACGGTGCAGCAGGTGGAGACTTTATCAGAGCTCCAAAAAACTGATGCCGTCATCATTACAGCAGGACGCAATGGCTCTCCAACAGAATCACGCCTCGATTTACTCCGGGACAATGCGGCAATTATGCGGGCGATCGCCTCAGAATTTGTGGATTATAAAGGCATCATCATTATTGTCAGTAATCCTGTGGATGTTCTGACTTATGTCTTTCAACAAGCTTCTGGCCTACCGATAACTAGAGTTCTTGGCACAGGCACTATGCTCGATACAGCACGACTTCGGAACATTTTAGGGCGTGAATTAAACATTGAACCTCGCTCAATTCATGCCCAGGTAGCTGGAGAACATGGTGACTCGGAGGTTGTTCTCTGGTCTAGTGCGACTCTTGGTGGCACAGACCTCAGAAGTTGGCCTGATTGGACGACAGAAAAAGAGGAACATGTTGCAACTGAGGTGCGCACCGCGGCCTACGAAATTATTCAGAGAAAAGGTGTCACTAATCACGCTATCGGCTTAGTCACTGCAACTTTGGTGAAATGGATTCTCCGGGGCGATCGCCGCATTTTGACCGTATCTAGAGTCCAAAACGGTATGTTTGGCTATCGAGACTTAGCTATTTCTCTGCCCACAATTGTCAGTATTAATGGTGCTGAAACCGTTCTTGAGCCAGCCGTTGACCCTACCGAAAAAGCAGCCCTCGACCACTCCGCTGACGTGATCAAACAGGCGATCGCCTCCCTCACCCCTTAG
- the lexA gene encoding transcriptional repressor LexA: protein MEKLTKAQKELHDWLVQYIRDNQHSPSIREMMAAMKLKSPAPIQSRLERLRKKKYIDWIDGQARTIKILYPPQNKGVQILGSIAAGGLVEPFTDDQSDQLTLAGLDNPNCYALRVTGDSMIEDFIAEGDFAIMEKVLEPERVKNGAIVAARVDGYGTTLKHFHREEDCILLKPANSNYQPIKTNPTDVQIQGVLIGVWRNYG, encoded by the coding sequence ATGGAAAAACTTACAAAAGCCCAAAAAGAATTACACGATTGGTTAGTCCAATATATTCGCGACAACCAGCATTCTCCGTCGATCCGAGAGATGATGGCTGCAATGAAACTCAAATCCCCCGCTCCGATTCAGAGTCGTCTCGAGCGTCTACGGAAGAAAAAATATATTGACTGGATTGATGGACAAGCACGCACGATCAAGATTTTGTACCCACCTCAAAATAAAGGCGTTCAGATCCTGGGTAGTATTGCAGCGGGTGGTTTAGTCGAACCTTTCACTGATGATCAATCTGATCAGTTGACGTTAGCCGGTTTAGATAACCCCAATTGCTACGCTCTTCGGGTGACGGGCGATAGTATGATCGAAGATTTTATTGCGGAAGGCGATTTCGCAATTATGGAAAAAGTTCTAGAGCCGGAACGAGTGAAAAACGGCGCCATTGTGGCGGCAAGGGTAGATGGCTATGGTACGACCCTCAAGCATTTTCACCGCGAAGAAGACTGTATTTTGCTGAAGCCTGCAAATTCTAATTATCAACCGATCAAAACAAACCCGACAGATGTGCAGATACAGGGTGTTTTGATCGGTGTGTGGCGAAATTACGGCTAG
- the panD gene encoding aspartate 1-decarboxylase, whose amino-acid sequence MAQIKLMHAKLHHLRVTEAKLEYVGSITIDRTLIEQVGILPLEEVHIWNLENGNRLTTYVLPGDAGSGVVCLNGAAAHLCELGDRLIVAAYEMKDRAEVLENGHCAKVIIADEQNGCETFFEQRLERDGGIGMNLTVTDQDSVEPMMTIPPLSAV is encoded by the coding sequence ATGGCTCAGATCAAACTCATGCACGCGAAATTGCATCATTTACGGGTCACAGAGGCAAAGCTGGAATATGTTGGCAGTATCACGATTGATCGCACCCTAATTGAGCAGGTGGGAATTTTACCGTTGGAAGAAGTCCACATCTGGAATCTCGAAAATGGTAATCGTTTAACAACTTACGTATTGCCAGGTGATGCGGGAAGTGGAGTGGTTTGTCTGAATGGAGCAGCAGCTCATCTTTGTGAACTGGGCGATCGCCTCATTGTTGCAGCCTATGAAATGAAAGACCGAGCCGAAGTTTTAGAGAATGGTCATTGTGCAAAGGTTATTATTGCCGATGAACAGAATGGCTGTGAAACCTTTTTTGAGCAACGCTTAGAGCGTGATGGTGGGATTGGCATGAATTTGACAGTGACAGATCAGGATTCGGTTGAGCCAATGATGACGATTCCCCCGCTATCCGCCGTGTAG